A part of Bacillus thuringiensis genomic DNA contains:
- the nheB gene encoding non-hemolytic enterotoxin NHE subunit B produces the protein MTKKPYKVMALSALMAVFAAGNIMPAHTYAAESTVKQAPVHAVAKAYNDYEEYSLGPEGLKDAMERTGSNALVMDLYALTIIKQGNVNFGNVSSVDAALKGKVIQHQDTARGNAKQWLDVLKPQLISTNQNIINYNTKFQNYYDTLVAAVDAKDKATLTKGLTRLSSSINENKAQVDQLVEDLKKFRNKMTSDTQNFKGDANQITSILASQDAGIPLLQNQITTYNEAISKYNAIIIGSSVATALGPIAIIGGAVVIATGAGTPLGVALIAGGAAAVGGGTAGIVLAKKELDNAQAEIQKITGQVTTAQLEVAGLTNIKTQTEYLTNTIDTAITALQNISNQWYTMGSKYNSLLQNVDSISPNDLVFIKEDLNIAKDSWKNIKDYAEKIYAEDIKVVDTKKA, from the coding sequence ATGACAAAAAAACCATATAAAGTAATGGCTCTATCAGCACTTATGGCAGTATTTGCAGCAGGAAATATCATGCCAGCCCATACGTATGCAGCTGAAAGCACAGTGAAACAAGCTCCAGTTCATGCGGTAGCAAAAGCTTATAATGACTATGAAGAATACTCATTAGGACCAGAAGGCTTAAAAGATGCAATGGAAAGAACAGGTTCAAATGCTTTAGTAATGGATCTGTACGCTTTAACAATTATTAAACAAGGTAATGTTAACTTTGGTAATGTATCATCTGTTGATGCGGCTTTAAAAGGAAAAGTCATTCAGCATCAAGATACAGCGAGAGGAAATGCGAAGCAATGGTTAGATGTATTAAAGCCACAGCTTATTTCAACGAATCAAAATATTATCAATTACAATACGAAATTCCAAAACTATTATGATACTTTAGTTGCTGCGGTAGATGCAAAAGATAAAGCGACTCTTACAAAAGGGTTAACTAGATTATCAAGTAGTATTAATGAAAATAAAGCGCAAGTAGATCAGTTAGTAGAAGACTTGAAGAAATTCCGAAATAAAATGACGTCTGATACGCAAAACTTTAAGGGTGATGCAAATCAAATTACATCTATTTTAGCAAGTCAAGATGCAGGAATCCCGCTTCTGCAAAATCAAATTACAACGTACAATGAAGCAATTAGTAAATATAATGCAATTATTATCGGTTCATCAGTGGCGACAGCACTAGGCCCAATTGCAATTATCGGTGGTGCAGTAGTTATTGCGACAGGTGCAGGAACGCCGCTAGGGGTCGCATTAATTGCAGGTGGTGCAGCCGCTGTAGGTGGTGGTACAGCTGGTATCGTATTAGCGAAGAAAGAGCTTGATAATGCACAAGCTGAAATTCAAAAAATAACAGGACAAGTTACAACCGCTCAATTAGAAGTAGCTGGATTAACAAACATTAAAACACAAACAGAGTATTTAACAAATACAATTGATACTGCAATTACAGCGTTGCAAAACATTTCAAATCAATGGTACACAATGGGATCAAAATACAATTCTTTACTTCAAAATGTAGATTCAATTAGTCCAAACGATCTTGTTTTCATTAAAGAAGATTTGAACATTGCAAAAGATAGCTGGAAAAACATTAAAGACTATGCAGAAAAGATCTATGCGGAAGATATTAAAGTAGTAGATACGAAAAAAGCATAA
- the nheC gene encoding non-hemolytic enterotoxin NHE subunit C produces MKRSFYKKCLLTLMIAGVATSNAFPLHPFAAEQNVKALQESAKSYSLGPAGFQDVMAQTTSSIFAMDSYAKLIQNQQETDLSKISSINGEFKGNMIQHQRDAKINAAYWLNSMKPQIMKTDQNIIDYNNTFQAYYNDMLIAIDQKDNVKLKADLEKLYADIVKNQNEVDVLLSNLKAFRDRMAKDTNSFKEDTNQLTSILASTNAGIPALEQQINTYNDSIKKSNDMVIAGGVLCVALITCLAGGPMIAIAKKDIANAEREIANLKDRISGAQAEVAILTDVKNKTTNMTETIDAAITALQNISNQWYTVGAKYNNLLQNVKGMSPEEFTFIKEDLNTAKDSWKDVKDYTEKLHEGVLK; encoded by the coding sequence ATGAAGAGAAGCTTTTATAAAAAATGTCTATTGACGCTAATGATTGCTGGGGTGGCAACGAGTAATGCATTTCCTTTGCACCCTTTTGCAGCAGAACAAAACGTAAAAGCATTACAAGAAAGTGCGAAAAGCTATTCTCTCGGACCAGCAGGATTCCAAGATGTAATGGCACAAACGACATCGAGCATATTTGCAATGGATTCATATGCAAAATTAATTCAAAATCAGCAAGAGACTGACTTGAGTAAAATAAGTTCGATTAATGGTGAGTTTAAAGGAAATATGATTCAGCACCAAAGAGATGCAAAAATTAATGCGGCGTATTGGTTAAATAGTATGAAGCCTCAAATTATGAAAACGGATCAAAATATTATAGATTACAATAATACTTTTCAAGCGTATTATAATGACATGTTAATAGCGATTGATCAAAAGGATAACGTAAAGTTAAAAGCGGATTTAGAAAAATTGTATGCCGATATTGTAAAGAATCAAAATGAGGTAGATGTATTACTAAGTAATTTGAAAGCTTTTCGCGATAGAATGGCGAAAGATACAAACAGTTTCAAAGAAGACACAAATCAATTAACCTCGATTTTGGCGAGTACGAATGCTGGTATTCCAGCATTAGAGCAACAAATTAATACATATAACGATTCAATTAAAAAGAGTAATGATATGGTTATCGCGGGTGGTGTACTTTGCGTAGCATTAATAACATGTCTTGCTGGCGGACCGATGATTGCGATTGCGAAAAAAGATATCGCAAATGCAGAAAGAGAAATAGCCAATTTAAAAGATAGAATTTCTGGAGCGCAAGCGGAAGTCGCAATTTTGACAGATGTAAAAAATAAAACAACAAACATGACTGAAACGATTGATGCAGCAATTACAGCACTGCAAAACATATCAAATCAATGGTATACAGTAGGTGCGAAATATAATAACTTACTACAAAATGTAAAAGGAATGAGTCCAGAAGAATTTACGTTTATAAAAGAAGATTTAAATACAGCAAAAGATAGCTGGAAAGATGTAAAAGATTATACAGAAAAATTACATGAAGGCGTGTTGAAATAA